GTCCCCCTCTTCCGGGTAGGTCACCCACGCGTTACTCACCCGTCCGCCGCTGACCGTGAGAAAACCCACGGCCCGCACGACTTGCATGTCTTAGGCACGCCGCCAGCGTTCACCCTGAGCCAGGATCAAACTCTCCAACAAAAACGCCTGCAAGGCGTGGATGCTCAGTTGGGCTTGGCCTTGCGCTCCCCCTTTTCAAGATCCCCCTGCTCGGGCCCTAGCCCGCGCAGCAAAAGCCATGCTATCAAGGCCCCCCTCCCTTGTCAACCCCAAAGAGGCGGCGGATCTCCTCAATGAAGCGCTCCACCGAGTCAAACTCCCGGTAAACCGAGGCAAAGCGGATGTAGGCCACCTGGTCCAGTTCCCGCAGGAAGGCCATGGCCTTAAGGCCGATCTCCTCCGAGGTGATCTCGGGCCCGGGCACCTGGTCCTCAAAGGTGTAGGCGAAGCGCTTTAGGACCTCCTGGTCCACCGGGCGCTTCTCGCAGGCGAGGAGGAGGCCCCTGAGGAGCTTGTCGGGGTTAAAGGGCTCTTTCCTACCGTCCCGCTTGATCACCATGAGGGGTTCCAGCTGGGTCCTTTCGTAGGTGGTAAAGCGGCGGCCGCAGGAGGGGCACTCCCGCCTGCGGCGGATGGCGGCCCCCTCGTCGGAGGGCCTCGAGTCCACCACCCGGGTGTCGGGGTGGCCGCAGTAGGGGCACTTCATGGCACCTCGCGGAGCATCTCGTAGACCTCAGGGGAGACCGGAGGCTCGGGAAGCTGCACCTCCAGGACCACCCCCCGCACCCCCTCGGCCACCATGGACCCGAGGGCCAGGGCCGCCCGCACCAGGGCCTGGTCGTAGGTCTCCCCTACGGGATCGCGGGAGGGGACCACCCCGTTCACCCGGACCCCGGGGAAGGTCCGGGTAGCCCCCTCTATGAGGCCTTCCACAGCCTTGCGCACCGAGAGGACGTGGGGCTCGAGGCGGGAAAGGGGGGGGAGGACCACGGTCACAAACCCACCCCCCGCGAGGTGGCGGAGGCCCTGCTGGAGGACGTAGAGGCTGGACTTCACGTCCTGGCTCATGAGGTCGTACCACTCCCCCTCCAAGAGCTCCACGAAGGGGGTCTTGCTCTCGGCGGTGGTCACGTGGACAATGCCGTCCAGAAGGCCAAAGAGCTCCTCCACCTTCTCAAAGGTGCTGGTCACGTCCAAGACCACGCTCATGTCCCCGCGGATGGGGATGGCCGTGGCCCCGAGGGCCTCTACCTCCGAGGCTACCCCTGTGGCCAGCTCCACCTCGGGGTCCACGGCGATCACCGTGGCCCCATTGCGGCCGTAGCCGTGGGCGATGGCCCGGCCGAAGCCCCGCCCGGCCCCGGTCACCATGACGATCCGCCCCTCGAGGCCCAAGAGGTCCCGTGACATCAGGCCCATTGTACGGGAAAATAGGGGCATGGCCCGCATCCGCGTGGCGCAGGGGGACATCACCGAGTTTCGGGGAGACGCCATCGTCAACGCCGCCAACAACTACCTGAAGCTGGGGGCGGGGGTGGCGGGGGCCATCCTCCGGAAGGGCGGCCCCTCCATCCAGGAGGAGTGCGACCGGATCGGCAGGATCCCCGTGGGGGAAGCGGCGGTCACGGGGGCGGGGAACCTCCCCGTGCGCTACGTGATCCACGCCGCCGTCCTGGGGGACGAGCCCGCAAGCCTGGAAACGGTGCGCAAGGCCACGCGAAGCGCCCTGGAGAGGGCGGTGGAGCTGGGCCTAAAGACGGTGGCCTTTCCCCTCCTGGGCACCGGGGTGGGGGGGCTTCCCGTGGACGCGGTGGCCCGGGTGATGCTGGAGGAGATCAAGAAGGCCCCGGACACCCTAGAGGTCACCCTCTACGGCTACCGGGAGGAGGACGCCGAGGCCATCCGCAGAGCGCTCTAGAGGGGTTTTCGGTAGCCGACCAGGCGCGCCACCTCCTCCCGGTCCGCACCCCCTTCCGGCCACAAGGCGGCGCGAAGGGACAGGTAGGCGGGGAGGTCCGACCCCCGCAAGGGCCGGAGAGCAATTCCCCCCCTCACGGAGCCCCCCCGGACCCCGCAGGCGGGGCCTCGGGAGAGGGGGCCTGGACCTTGGGGAAGTAGCCCTGGGCGAGGAGCCTGAGGTCCGCCTCGCCCACCTTGCCGTCCCCGTCCAGGTCCCCCTTGAGCTCCTTCCCCTCCCGGCCCCAGTTCTGGGCGAGCCCTAGGAGGTCGGCGAAGGGCCTCCCCCGGGAAGGGGCCTGGCCCAAGGGCTTCCCCTCCTTGTCGTAGAGGACCACCTGGGGGGAAAGCCTCGGGGTGAGGGGCTTGGCTGGGGTGAGGAGGAGGCGGAAGGCCTCCTGGTCCTTGAGGGGCTTCGGGAAGGCCAGATCCAGGCGGAGGAGGCGGCTTTGGGGGTCGTAGTCCAGGAGGTACACAGGACTTGCCGCCTTGAGGCTGGAGAGGTCGGGGCTGAGGTCTTGAAGGCGCACCTCCAGCTGGAAGCCCACCGCCTCCCGCCCCTCCACCCGGGCGAGGAGGAGGAAGGGCCCCTCCACCTGGGCGGGGGGCAGGACCAGGGTAAGCCTCGGCGGGGGCGGGTCGGAAACGGTGAGGGTGAGCTTCTGGGCCCGGCTGTTCTTGGCGGCGTCCTCCACGGTGAGGACCAGGGAGAAGCTCCCCTTCTCCCGGGGCACCCCGCTGATCCTCCCCCCTTGGAAGGTGAGGCCCTGAGGGAGCTTGCCCTCGAGGCTGAAGGCGTAGGGCCTGAGGCCTCCTTCGGCGCTGAAGACCGCCTGGTAGGCCTCCCCCAGGTAGGCGGGGGGGAGGCTGGAGGCGGTGAGGCGCAGGGGCTCAGTCCCCGCGCCCGTGGGGTCCTGGGTGCCGCAGGCGGCGAGGAGAAGGGCCAGGGGCCAGAGCTTCCGCATAGGGAAAGTCTAGCCGGTATAGTTGAGGGCATGGTGAAGCCGGACTGGTGGATCCGGGAGATGGCGAGGAAGGGGATGATTGAGCCCTTTGAGGAGCGGCTGGTGCGGGAGGGGGTCATCAGCTATGGGCTTTCCTCCTTCGGGTACGACCTCCGGGCCGCCCCGGAGTGGCGGATCTTCACCAATGTTTTTTCCAGCGTGGTGGACCCCAAGCGCTTTGACCCCAAGAGCTTTGTGGAGTACGAAGGGGAGGAGGTGGTCATCCCCCCCAACTCCTTTGCCCTCACCCGGAGCCTGGAGTACATCCGCATGCCCGACAACGTTATCGCCATCGCCCTGGGAAAGAGCACCTACGCGCGGTGCGGCATCGTGGTGAACGTGACCCCCCTGGAGCCCGGCTGGGAGGGGCACGTCACCTTGGAGATCTCCAACACCACCCCCCTTCCCGCCAAGGTCTACGCAGGCGAGGGCATCGTCCAGCTCCTCTTCCTGGAGGGTCCCCGTCCCGAGGTGACCTACCGGGACCGGCAGGGCAAGTACCAGGGCCAGAAGGGGATCACCCTGCCCCGGATCTAGGCCATGATCCCCGAGGGCACCCGTTTCCTCCTCCCCCCCGAGGCCAGGCTCAAGGCCGAGGTGGTGGGCAGGCTTCAGGACCTCTTCCGGCGCTACGGGTACGAGCCCGTGGAGCTCCCCGCCCTCGAGGCCTACGACCCCGCCCACCCCCTGGCCGAGAGGGCCTTCAAGCTGGTGGACAAGACGGGGGAGGTGCTTTCGCTAAGGAGCGAGTTCACCACCCTCCTGGCCAAGCTCCTCCGGGCCCACCTTCCAGAAGGGGTCCACCGCTTCCAGTACGCCGGGGCCCTCTGGCTTAGGGAGGCGGACGCGGAGCTTGGGCGCCTCAGGGAGTACACCCAGGTGGGGCTGGAGCTCTTGGGGGCCACGGGGCCTTTGGCGGACGCCGAGGTGCTGGAGCTCGCCTTCGCCGCCCTGGAGGCCTTGGGGGTGGAGGGGGTGGTGGAGGTGGGCCTCCCGAGCCTGGTGGGGGAGGTGCTCGGGGCCTCGGGGCTTCCCAAGGAGGCCCAGA
Above is a window of Thermus islandicus DSM 21543 DNA encoding:
- the nrdR gene encoding transcriptional regulator NrdR encodes the protein MKCPYCGHPDTRVVDSRPSDEGAAIRRRRECPSCGRRFTTYERTQLEPLMVIKRDGRKEPFNPDKLLRGLLLACEKRPVDQEVLKRFAYTFEDQVPGPEITSEEIGLKAMAFLRELDQVAYIRFASVYREFDSVERFIEEIRRLFGVDKGGGP
- a CDS encoding macro domain-containing protein, which translates into the protein MARIRVAQGDITEFRGDAIVNAANNYLKLGAGVAGAILRKGGPSIQEECDRIGRIPVGEAAVTGAGNLPVRYVIHAAVLGDEPASLETVRKATRSALERAVELGLKTVAFPLLGTGVGGLPVDAVARVMLEEIKKAPDTLEVTLYGYREEDAEAIRRAL
- a CDS encoding SDR family NAD(P)-dependent oxidoreductase, coding for MSRDLLGLEGRIVMVTGAGRGFGRAIAHGYGRNGATVIAVDPEVELATGVASEVEALGATAIPIRGDMSVVLDVTSTFEKVEELFGLLDGIVHVTTAESKTPFVELLEGEWYDLMSQDVKSSLYVLQQGLRHLAGGGFVTVVLPPLSRLEPHVLSVRKAVEGLIEGATRTFPGVRVNGVVPSRDPVGETYDQALVRAALALGSMVAEGVRGVVLEVQLPEPPVSPEVYEMLREVP
- a CDS encoding putative Ig domain-containing protein, with the translated sequence MRKLWPLALLLAACGTQDPTGAGTEPLRLTASSLPPAYLGEAYQAVFSAEGGLRPYAFSLEGKLPQGLTFQGGRISGVPREKGSFSLVLTVEDAAKNSRAQKLTLTVSDPPPPRLTLVLPPAQVEGPFLLLARVEGREAVGFQLEVRLQDLSPDLSSLKAASPVYLLDYDPQSRLLRLDLAFPKPLKDQEAFRLLLTPAKPLTPRLSPQVVLYDKEGKPLGQAPSRGRPFADLLGLAQNWGREGKELKGDLDGDGKVGEADLRLLAQGYFPKVQAPSPEAPPAGSGGAP
- the dcd gene encoding dCTP deaminase, which translates into the protein MVKPDWWIREMARKGMIEPFEERLVREGVISYGLSSFGYDLRAAPEWRIFTNVFSSVVDPKRFDPKSFVEYEGEEVVIPPNSFALTRSLEYIRMPDNVIAIALGKSTYARCGIVVNVTPLEPGWEGHVTLEISNTTPLPAKVYAGEGIVQLLFLEGPRPEVTYRDRQGKYQGQKGITLPRI